The DNA window CTGTAACCAGCTTCTAAAATACTATTTAATCCAAGGCATTAATTTTCTTAATTCTTGTCCTACCTTTTCAATTTGATGTTCACTTGCAGCTTCTCTATGAGCTTTTAAGAAAGGTTGTCCTGCTTTTGAGTCTGCTAAAAATTCATCAGCAAATTTACCAGATTGGATATCTGCTAAAACTTCTTTCATTGCTTTCTTTGTGTCAGCAGTTACAATTTTTGGACCTGTTAAGAAATCTCCATATTCTGCTGTGTTAGAGATAGAGTGTCTCATTTTTGCAAGTCCTCCTTCATAAATTAAATCAACAATTAATTTCATTTCGTGTAAACATTCAAAGTAAGCATTTACTGGATCATATCCAGCTTCAGTTAGAACTTCAAATCCAGTTTTGATAAGCTCTGTAACTCCTCCACAAAGAACAGCTTGTTCTCCAAATAAATCTGTTTCAGTTTCTTGTTTAAATGTAGTTTCAAGTATTCCTGATCTTCCTCCGCCAATACCAGAAGCCCAAGCAAGAGCAATATCTTTTGTATCTCCACTAGGATCTTGATATACAGCTATCAAACAAGGAACTCCACTTCCTTCTTGGAAAGTTCTTCTAACTAAATGCCCAGGGCCCTTTGGAGCAACCATAAATACATTTATATCTTCTCTTGGTTGAATTTTTTTGAAATGAATGTTAAATCCATGTCCAAATCCAAGGTAAGCACCTTTCTTTAAGTTTGGAACTATGCTATTAGTGTAAGTATCTCCTTGAATTTCATCAGGTATTAATACCATAACTACATCTGCATCTTTAACTGCTTCCCCAGTTTCTTTTACAACAAAACCTGCTTCTTCAGCAACTTTCCAAGTCTTAGAATCTTTTCTAAGCCCAATAGTAACATCCATTCCATTTTCTTTTAAGTTAAGTGCATGAGCATGTCCTTGTGAACCATAACCTAAAACTGTGATTTTCTTTCCTACTAATTTTTGTAAATTACAATCTGCATCATAATAAACAGTTGTTCCTAAAATATTTCCTGCCATCTTCTAAATCCTCCTAAATTAACTATTATTTTTTATATAAAATTTTTAATACTATGTTATTTTACAATTAGCCAAGGTCTATTATTAGACCATTCAATTTTTACATCTATTTCATAAAGTTTTGATAAATTTTCATCAGTTAAAACTTCATATTTATTTCCCTGTGCTACAATTTCTCCATTATCAAGTATAGCCACATGACTTATAGAAGGTATAATCTCTTCTATTTGATGAGTTACATAGATAAATGGTATAGCATTTATATTTTTAGAATTTTCTTCTAAACTTTTTAAAAATATTTCCCTTGCTTTTATATCTAAGCCAGAACAAGGCTCATCTAATATCAAAAGAGATGGGCTATTCATAAAGGCTCTTGCAAGTAAAGTTTTTCTTTGTTCACCTTGTGATAGAGTGCCAAATTTATTTAGTTTTAAATGAGATAGTTTAAAATCTTTTATAATATTATTTGCTTTTTCTCTATCTTTTTGAGTTATCTCTTGATAGATACCTATTGAGTTATATTTTCCAGATAGAACAATATCTATTAAAGATTGATTATTTAATCTATCTGAAAAATTATTTAAAGTAGAACTGACAAAACCAACTTTTTCTTTAATCTCTGCCCAAACACAAGTTCCAAATTTTTTATCAAAAACAGAAACTTCTCCTTTTGTTGCAAAAGTATATGCAGGTATCATAGATAAAAGTGTTGATTTACCTGAACCATTTAATCCAATTAAAGTCCAGTTTTCTCCTTCTTTTATTTCCCAATTTATATTTTTTAAAATTTCTCTACCATCTCTTTTAAAAGAAACATTTTTATAAGATAAAATTTTTTCCATATCAGTCCTTTAAAAATATGATTAATAAAAATGTATAAATTATGTTCTAAATTTTCTTTGAAAAGATAATTAAAAAAAATTTTTAATAAGATTACTACGACGTCCTATAATGTTGAACAAGCATTTTGGAGCTTGAGAAACATTATAGGCTGGCAAGTAATCGTAATATATTATTTTTATTATATCCTATTTATAATTTCATTTCCCATTTCAATAGTTCCGACTTTTTTATATCCATTAGTGTAGATATCAGAAGTTCTATATCCATCTTTTAAAACATTTTTTATAGCTTCTTCTATAACATCAGCCTCTTTATTTAAGTTAAAAGAATATCTTAACATCATAACAACTGACAATATTGTTGCTATTGGGTTAGCAATATTTTTTCCAGCAATATCAGGTGCTGAACCATGACAAGGCTCATAGATACCCACTTTACCATTTCCTAAACTAGCAGAAGGTAGCATTCCAATAGAACCTGTAAGCATAGAGGCTTCATCAGAT is part of the Fusobacterium nucleatum genome and encodes:
- the ilvC gene encoding ketol-acid reductoisomerase, with the protein product MAGNILGTTVYYDADCNLQKLVGKKITVLGYGSQGHAHALNLKENGMDVTIGLRKDSKTWKVAEEAGFVVKETGEAVKDADVVMVLIPDEIQGDTYTNSIVPNLKKGAYLGFGHGFNIHFKKIQPREDINVFMVAPKGPGHLVRRTFQEGSGVPCLIAVYQDPSGDTKDIALAWASGIGGGRSGILETTFKQETETDLFGEQAVLCGGVTELIKTGFEVLTEAGYDPVNAYFECLHEMKLIVDLIYEGGLAKMRHSISNTAEYGDFLTGPKIVTADTKKAMKEVLADIQSGKFADEFLADSKAGQPFLKAHREAASEHQIEKVGQELRKLMPWIK
- a CDS encoding ATP-binding cassette domain-containing protein yields the protein MEKILSYKNVSFKRDGREILKNINWEIKEGENWTLIGLNGSGKSTLLSMIPAYTFATKGEVSVFDKKFGTCVWAEIKEKVGFVSSTLNNFSDRLNNQSLIDIVLSGKYNSIGIYQEITQKDREKANNIIKDFKLSHLKLNKFGTLSQGEQRKTLLARAFMNSPSLLILDEPCSGLDIKAREIFLKSLEENSKNINAIPFIYVTHQIEEIIPSISHVAILDNGEIVAQGNKYEVLTDENLSKLYEIDVKIEWSNNRPWLIVK